In the genome of Nocardia sp. NBC_00416, one region contains:
- a CDS encoding pyrimidine reductase family protein: protein MQRIPDAIQLTDLDTGALADLYAYPGEQERGWVRVNFVSSIDGAVTGSGGVSAALGTPADKQVFHLLRELAEVVLVGAGTVRAENYGGAQTDPRLRRDLHARGIGGHPDGAPPPIAIVTASAALDPDHRVIATARTPTLILTTAAAPAERVRALTDAGAEVIVIGDEVIDPRAVPDALAARGLRRVLCEGGPQLFGSLAGAGVVDELCLTTAPLLIGGAARRISVSHEEFGVRMTPAHVLFDSEGTILTRWVRA, encoded by the coding sequence ATGCAGCGTATCCCCGATGCGATCCAGCTCACAGACCTCGACACCGGCGCGCTCGCCGACTTGTACGCCTACCCGGGCGAACAGGAACGGGGTTGGGTGCGGGTCAATTTCGTCTCCAGTATCGACGGCGCGGTCACCGGGTCCGGCGGGGTGTCGGCCGCGCTGGGCACGCCGGCGGACAAACAGGTGTTCCATCTGCTCCGGGAACTCGCCGAAGTCGTGCTGGTCGGCGCGGGTACGGTCCGCGCGGAGAACTACGGCGGCGCCCAGACCGACCCGCGGTTGCGCCGCGACCTCCACGCCCGGGGCATCGGCGGCCATCCGGACGGCGCCCCGCCCCCGATCGCGATCGTCACCGCCTCCGCCGCGCTGGACCCGGACCACCGGGTGATCGCCACCGCCCGGACCCCGACGCTGATCCTGACCACCGCGGCCGCACCCGCCGAGCGCGTACGCGCCCTCACCGACGCGGGCGCGGAGGTGATCGTGATCGGGGACGAGGTCATCGACCCGCGGGCGGTCCCGGACGCGCTGGCGGCGCGCGGGTTGCGGCGAGTGCTCTGCGAGGGCGGGCCGCAACTGTTCGGTTCGCTGGCGGGCGCGGGTGTCGTCGACGAACTGTGCCTGACCACCGCACCGCTGCTCATCGGCGGTGCGGCCCGGCGGATTTCGGTATCGCACGAGGAATTCGGCGTCCGGATGACGCCCGCGCATGTGCTGTTCGATTCGGAGGGGACGATCCTCACCCGATGGGTGCGCGCCTGA
- a CDS encoding alpha/beta hydrolase yields the protein MRWTRAVVPASALLIMIAGCGAGPSDRPHIAVERPPVPGDSTTSAQVPPPPAAEVPKKELSWRDCTKETFDQAGLGPGPAGLVLECADFSTPIDSAGSVLGNFRAAAVRARTPQTPPDAAPVVLTSGVDRSSSATLAGLATGPASALLTAHPVVAVDRRGIGGSQPIDCLPTDIRAGLQDNAQFGAGGDPVTAMSDLSRNGTIACRDFLQPYDGTFDAAHAADDIEQLRREWNVDHLAVLATGNGALVGMEYARKYGDRLARLVLDSPAPVGVDTVTRTETAVQGAEAALTAFAQQCAGISCSLGPDPRAAVTALVQKAADGQLGDISANAVRTAVTGFLGSPRADQTSRIGELSDALSAAGRGDTAALKAIADRQKSATASDGQFVNGCTDLPQTPPGPQVTDLTGIWAQKYPAFGRSTALSMMVCSAWPVTEAPPALEKLELPVLVLTGIGDPVTGMAQASVTGALGAAGARTSTMTWQGWGHPVSSHSGCAQTALVDYLKDGRLPGDGTACPA from the coding sequence ATGCGCTGGACTCGGGCAGTGGTGCCGGCCTCGGCACTCTTGATCATGATCGCCGGATGCGGCGCCGGTCCGTCGGACCGCCCGCATATCGCCGTCGAACGTCCGCCTGTACCAGGCGATTCCACGACCTCGGCGCAGGTTCCGCCGCCACCCGCCGCCGAGGTCCCGAAAAAGGAGCTCAGCTGGCGCGATTGCACCAAGGAGACGTTCGACCAGGCCGGCCTGGGTCCGGGACCGGCCGGCCTGGTGCTGGAATGCGCGGATTTCTCCACCCCGATCGACAGCGCGGGTTCGGTGCTGGGCAACTTCCGTGCGGCCGCCGTGCGCGCCCGGACACCGCAGACCCCGCCCGACGCCGCCCCGGTGGTCCTCACCTCCGGGGTGGACCGCTCCTCCAGCGCCACCCTGGCGGGGCTGGCCACCGGCCCGGCGAGCGCACTGCTCACCGCGCACCCCGTGGTGGCGGTGGACCGCCGGGGCATCGGCGGCTCACAGCCCATCGATTGCCTGCCCACCGATATCCGGGCCGGACTGCAGGACAACGCGCAATTCGGCGCCGGCGGCGACCCAGTGACAGCCATGTCGGATCTGTCCCGGAACGGAACCATCGCCTGCCGGGATTTCCTCCAGCCCTATGACGGCACCTTCGACGCCGCGCACGCCGCCGACGATATCGAGCAGTTGCGCCGGGAATGGAATGTCGACCATCTCGCCGTACTGGCCACCGGCAACGGTGCGCTGGTCGGCATGGAGTACGCGCGCAAGTACGGGGACCGGCTGGCGCGGCTCGTCCTCGACTCCCCCGCACCGGTGGGGGTCGACACGGTCACCCGGACCGAGACCGCGGTGCAGGGCGCGGAGGCCGCGCTCACGGCGTTCGCCCAACAGTGCGCCGGGATCTCGTGTTCGCTCGGACCGGACCCGCGCGCCGCGGTGACCGCGCTCGTGCAGAAAGCGGCCGACGGACAGCTGGGCGACATTTCGGCAAACGCTGTGCGCACGGCGGTGACCGGTTTCCTCGGCAGCCCCCGCGCCGACCAGACCAGCCGGATCGGCGAGCTGTCCGACGCGCTGTCGGCGGCGGGCCGCGGCGATACAGCCGCGCTGAAGGCCATCGCCGACCGGCAGAAGTCCGCCACCGCGAGCGACGGCCAGTTCGTCAACGGTTGCACCGATCTGCCACAGACCCCGCCCGGGCCCCAGGTCACCGATCTGACCGGTATCTGGGCCCAGAAGTACCCGGCGTTCGGACGCTCGACCGCCCTGTCGATGATGGTCTGCTCGGCATGGCCGGTGACCGAGGCGCCGCCCGCGCTGGAGAAACTCGAACTCCCGGTGCTGGTGCTCACCGGTATCGGCGACCCGGTCACCGGGATGGCCCAGGCTTCGGTCACCGGCGCGCTCGGCGCCGCGGGCGCCCGCACCTCGACCATGACCTGGCAGGGATGGGGCCATCCGGTGAGCAGTCACTCCGGGTGCGCACAGACGGCGCTGGTGGACTACTTGAAGGACGGCCGGCTGCCCGGGGACGGCACCGCCTGCCCGGCCTGA
- a CDS encoding glycosyltransferase family 87 protein, whose product MFLRQLEPRTARTTADVIRFALWPLAVMTVLNRVFIKAVNGFVTDDYKPVYQASLDFLNGREVYTANFDSVDPHYLYPPSGTLLIAPIAVIDYEKSRWLFILLNAVAILIAWYLLLRLFNYTLRSIAAPALLLAMFLSETVINTLVFTNVNGCLLLAEILFLILLLRRRDVWAGVVLGLSMAVKPTLAPLLVIALVRKQWTLVATAVAVPVALTAVAWPLSRDPERFFTLTAPYLFETRDYFNSAIPGNAEYYGLPPWLTWTIRLTMAAVVLVSLWLLYRYYREDELFFVTTASGVLLTASWLLASLGQMYYSMMLFPFLMSVVLRNSVLRNWPAWLAVFGFMSYDKWLSDRWPDIGRNLEYLRITFGWGLLLLVVFCVLGDRYLAARRAGRLPQLDPDWLATAPDSRDTGVAGIAALGRAGEPPVPAAPADLEPAGVRVAEAQTVRS is encoded by the coding sequence GTGTTCCTTCGACAGCTCGAGCCCCGCACCGCTCGAACCACCGCCGACGTGATCCGGTTCGCGCTCTGGCCGCTGGCGGTCATGACCGTGCTGAACCGGGTTTTCATCAAGGCTGTCAACGGTTTCGTCACCGACGACTACAAGCCGGTCTATCAGGCCTCACTGGATTTCCTCAACGGGCGCGAGGTGTACACGGCGAATTTCGATTCGGTCGACCCGCACTACCTGTATCCGCCCAGCGGCACTCTGCTGATCGCACCCATCGCGGTGATCGATTACGAGAAGTCGCGCTGGCTGTTCATCCTGCTCAATGCGGTGGCGATCCTCATCGCCTGGTACCTGCTGCTGCGGTTGTTCAATTACACGCTGCGGTCCATCGCCGCCCCGGCTCTGCTGCTGGCGATGTTCTTGTCCGAGACGGTCATCAACACGCTGGTGTTCACCAATGTCAACGGATGCCTGCTGCTGGCCGAGATCTTGTTCCTGATCCTGTTGTTGCGACGACGAGATGTCTGGGCGGGCGTGGTACTCGGCCTGAGCATGGCGGTCAAACCCACCTTGGCGCCGTTGCTGGTTATCGCGCTGGTGCGCAAACAGTGGACGCTGGTGGCCACCGCGGTGGCCGTGCCCGTCGCGCTGACCGCCGTCGCCTGGCCGCTGTCCCGGGATCCCGAGCGGTTCTTCACCCTCACCGCGCCGTATCTGTTCGAGACCCGCGACTACTTCAACAGTGCGATCCCCGGCAACGCCGAGTACTACGGACTGCCCCCCTGGCTCACCTGGACCATCCGTCTGACGATGGCGGCAGTGGTTCTGGTCTCACTGTGGCTCCTGTACCGCTACTACCGCGAGGACGAGCTGTTCTTCGTCACCACCGCCTCCGGTGTGCTGCTGACCGCGTCGTGGCTGCTGGCCTCGCTGGGCCAGATGTACTACTCGATGATGCTGTTCCCGTTCCTCATGTCGGTGGTGCTGCGCAATTCGGTGCTGCGCAACTGGCCGGCCTGGCTGGCCGTGTTCGGATTCATGTCCTACGACAAATGGCTGTCGGACCGCTGGCCCGATATCGGCCGCAACCTGGAGTACCTGCGGATCACCTTCGGCTGGGGCCTGTTGCTCCTCGTAGTGTTCTGTGTGCTCGGTGACCGGTATCTGGCCGCGCGCCGGGCAGGCCGGCTGCCGCAGCTGGACCCGGATTGGCTGGCCACGGCGCCGGACTCCCGGGATACGGGCGTGGCAGGTATCGCCGCACTCGGCCGGGCGGGCGAACCGCCTGTTCCGGCGGCACCCGCCGACCTCGAACCCGCCGGCGTCCGCGTCGCCGAGGCGCAGACCGTGCGCAGCTGA
- the msrB gene encoding peptide-methionine (R)-S-oxide reductase MsrB, whose amino-acid sequence MSSETDATDTSLPTPKIQLTPQEWRVKLDPAEYAVLREAGTERPFTGEYTDTTTDGIYSCRACGAELFRSTEKFESHCGWPSFFDPAASDAVLLREDVSLGMRRVEVLCANCHSHLGHVFEGEGYPTPTDQRYCINSISLRLHPSTSSAE is encoded by the coding sequence ATGAGCTCCGAAACGGATGCGACCGATACCTCGCTGCCCACCCCGAAGATCCAGCTCACGCCACAGGAGTGGCGGGTGAAACTGGACCCGGCGGAATACGCGGTACTCCGTGAGGCCGGCACCGAGCGACCGTTCACCGGCGAGTACACCGACACCACCACCGACGGGATCTACAGCTGCCGCGCGTGCGGCGCCGAACTGTTCCGCAGTACGGAGAAGTTCGAGTCGCATTGCGGGTGGCCGTCCTTCTTCGATCCGGCGGCTTCGGACGCAGTGCTGCTGCGCGAGGACGTTTCGCTGGGAATGCGCCGTGTCGAAGTGCTGTGCGCGAACTGCCACAGCCACCTCGGACACGTCTTCGAAGGCGAGGGGTATCCGACGCCCACGGACCAGCGGTACTGCATCAACTCGATCTCGCTGCGGCTGCACCCCTCGACCAGCTCAGCGGAGTGA
- the hemQ gene encoding hydrogen peroxide-dependent heme synthase, whose protein sequence is MARLDYQSLNSTIRYLMFSVYQVRPGVLGEDRTAAIEEAGVFFDSLADRDVVVRGFYDVAGMRADAEFMVWTHAERVEDLQAAYADFRRTTALGRASTPVWSNVALHRPAEFNKSHVPAFLAGEEAGNYICVYPFVRSYEWYLLPDDERRKMLADHGKEARGYPDVRANTVASFALGDYEWILAFEAPELHRIVDLMRDLRATEARLHVREETPFYTGPRVEIDRLIAALP, encoded by the coding sequence ATGGCGCGACTCGATTACCAGTCTCTCAACTCCACCATCCGCTATCTCATGTTCTCGGTGTACCAGGTGCGACCCGGAGTGCTGGGTGAGGACCGCACGGCGGCTATCGAAGAAGCCGGGGTGTTCTTCGATAGCCTCGCCGACCGGGATGTGGTGGTCCGTGGCTTCTACGATGTGGCGGGGATGCGCGCCGACGCCGAATTCATGGTGTGGACCCACGCCGAACGGGTCGAGGATCTGCAGGCCGCCTACGCCGATTTCCGGCGGACCACCGCCCTGGGCCGGGCCAGTACCCCGGTCTGGAGCAATGTGGCGCTGCACCGGCCCGCGGAGTTCAACAAGAGCCATGTCCCGGCCTTCCTGGCCGGTGAGGAAGCCGGGAACTACATCTGCGTCTACCCGTTCGTCCGGTCCTACGAGTGGTATCTGCTGCCCGACGACGAACGCCGCAAAATGCTGGCCGACCACGGCAAAGAAGCTCGCGGGTATCCCGATGTGCGGGCCAACACCGTCGCCTCCTTCGCCCTCGGCGACTACGAGTGGATCCTGGCGTTCGAGGCGCCGGAACTGCACCGGATCGTGGATCTGATGCGTGATCTGCGGGCCACCGAGGCCCGGTTGCACGTCCGGGAGGAGACCCCGTTCTACACCGGGCCGCGCGTCGAAATCGACCGGCTCATCGCCGCCCTGCCCTGA